The Rosa rugosa chromosome 1, drRosRugo1.1, whole genome shotgun sequence genomic sequence TTATattgggtggttctagttggacctccaaatttgatatttggacctccatctttttttaattatcaatagattttgtcaactcatatgaaaagacaaataaagacagagagaaaatgaaaaaaaaaaaaaaaaactcttcgtACCTCCCATATTAATATAgcattcatttcttttttttcaaaattccttatattacctatataactttataatttacctaaaataattaagtaaagattattaatttctatacatggccccaTCATTTAACACAAAAGTAAATTAAAAACAATAtgaatttgaaatttccttaaactaaatttattgaatATCGATCTTGGTgtagttattactaattaagatccaagcttttaattagatttaatcaatgtatatatattatttttttgagaacCAAAGTCTTTTCCAGAACCATCCatattgcaaaacaaacaaacaaaaactatGATCTGGATTAATAGAAAATTTTTTATAATTGTCTACTTGTTCGGATCCTCCAAGAATCACTTTCTGGTTCCATCACTGAAAGTACACCAAAAATATAGGCAGCATATTCACACAATTCTTCATgattgaattgatagagataaggaaaaaaaacaacaacaacaaattgttgaagatacatatttaattgttcaagggtgttttggtaaaattaaggaggtctacttagttatttaagtattcaaaaaagtaaattggaggtttaataagtaggagaggtccaaatatcaaatttggatgTCCAACTAGAACCTCCCTATTATATTTGCTaattcatttgtttttttttttttaaaaggctAATTCATTTGTTAAGGAGCTTTAGTATGGTCCGAAACCAAATGAAAATGacgatatatattcttttggtccaaaaaaaaaaaagtttcttgGTCCAAAGAAACTTTGTTGatgaatctctctctctgtttttttttttttttttttttttttttttttgaaatggttGATGAATCTTGTAGAGAAGCAATAATCGAGTACTGCTTTGTTACGTGTTGTCATGCGAAGCAAGAAACAATCTTGTTTTCCACCAGATAAGACATCATCCATCCAAAGTTCTTATGGCTCCTGCTTCTATAGGTTATAACTTATAGAAAGAGAATTCTACATCTATTAAGAATCCTTCTACTACTTCTCAGTGGATAAGGCAGAATTCTTCAAGACCTCAAATGGTCAGACTTAAGTTTGATGGCTCTGACATTCACGAAAACAAAGATATATGCTAATGGTTTTATCATCAGAGCCTGCAATGATATATATAGTTCTTTATTGGCAGGAAGTCAGGAACTATAAAAAGTTAGCCAATGTCCTGCTCACTGAAAGCCAAATTTTTGTGATGGTCTCTTTCAAGCCTTGAAATTGGTATCAAACAAGTCCTAATGGAGTGGTTAATTCCAAAACTCTAATAAGTAGAATCAATGGTAGTTTTTTGATCGCCTAAAGGCTCAAGTCAATCCTTGGAGAATTGGAGATGTTAGCAAGCTTGCCTCGTATTTTGCAGATATCACATGTAAATTGGTCATAATTTTAGTGCAAGTGGTGTGTGAAACCGTGATCATTCTACAGCTAATGCCGCTTTGTTTGATATGCTCAATTATGGATACCCTAGGggatatctctctctctctctcttcttgtacTAGTTAGTTACTAATTAAGAGATAGGTTGCACTTTGATGAATCTAGcaagttattttcttttctacCTTTGTATAAGTTGTAGTAAACatcacaaaagaaaaacaagaattgAACTATGAACATCGATGTAAGTCGGATTGATTGAGGCAATTGATTGAAGAGATTTTTGTTCTCGGTTTTCAAACAATATAAGCAAGCAATTAGAAAAACGAAGTTTGATCGAAGAGATTGATGAAAAGCACTGAGGAAAAGTTTATTATTTGAACAGATCAACTAACAGAATTAACTAACCGAAAGAAAAGTTCATGTCACATACTTCACCATGTGACACTCCTTATTCTATGATGAAAAACCTGATTTTGCTTACTGGCTTATATCAGGATATCATGGAAGTCTCATCAAAGACAAAGTGGACAACAAAACTACAGAGATGACAAAAGCATAGGTAACGGAAAACACTGATGTCCCAGATGACTTAGCATCTGGAGAGGCTGCAGTGGAACCATCTGCAGTACCGGTACCTGGAGCCGCATTTGGAGAGTCCAACAAGCCCTTTGGCGAAGCTGATTTCGGAGAGTTGGCTGGGCTTTTCGAAGGCAAACTAGTAGGAGCTGCAGTTGGTGGAGAGATGATATTAGGCATTATTGCATTGCTAATTTGGATCACGGATATGTTATACGGCTGACTCGCAACACTACTGACTACATGTGCGCTCTGATCAGAACTAGAAGCTGAAGAAATCGTGACTCCTCCTTCGCTGCTGTTACCACCGATTGTGGCTTTCAAGAAACCCTGTTCGCCAGTTGCTTGGCCGTTGGCTTGAAGCAGTGTGGTCATAACGGTTGGCTGGTCTGTCGGCAAGTGTTGGAGCTTTGAGGTGTCAAAGTACTCTAGAGCAACGTGGAGGCTCAAAATCTTTGCGACCATGTCCAATGATTTTCCAGTGACCGAGCCCATCCCACCATTGTCGACTACGAAGATTGTGAGGCTTTCGCGTTTGTTGATCTGGTCGGCAACTGTGGTTCGAGTTAAGTAGTCATTGAAGGTGCTGAAATCTTTGTGGTCGTTTAATATGTTGGTGATGTTGAAAGCATATGAACAGGAGAAAAGGAAGGAGGAGAGCAAGAGAGTAGAAATTGGAAAATACATCTTGGCAAACTGAGGACTATTGAACATACAGAAGCAAAAGAGATCGAGAATGTGAAAGGTGCCTTTCAAGTGGAATTGAAaggatgtatatatatgtttgaagGGAAGAGTGAGTCTTCACCAAATTTGCGGGAACATACTTTTGTTTGGTTGGAAATGAGGGAGAATATGATGGTAAAGTTGATTTCTACGTTTGTACAAAGAGTACTAACCGATTCTCGGACAGTTGACAATGTTTTCGTACTAGTGTCAAAAATAGATATTATCTCTCAAAGTGCAAAAAGAACCGCAATTTTAGATCACATTATCAATTCTCGAACCACATAATTTAAGTGAGTTGACATGAGTGTGTACTTATAGATTATATCAGTTGACATTTTCAAAAATGGTAGTTTATATATGAAATTTTTGTTTCGAATTTAAGAATAGTCTTTTCTAGACTATTAGGGTGTATCTCTGAAAAGAAATTATAGTTAGTCATTGATATGAGAGCTACATTAATTGGGTGAATTGTTTAGATTGCCCTAAAAACTCCATTATGTTAACTTAATGAGCAATCCAAGGATCATTTCATAAGGAACATAAACACAACCAAAATGATCAATACAACATGAACTAGAACACATCAAGAGAAGATTCATCGATCACCTGCTTCATTGACAATAGTCATTTCTTCcacagcagcaacaacaacacAGCTACTCAACACAAGGCTCCAAGCTCCAATCCTCAAGCAGCCACACATCAAAAGTCTTCTACTCAACTATGTGTTTAACTCCTCTCTATGGGGCAAGACTAAATGTTTTGTCACACAGTGAATAAGGACTTCaagcacctatatatacaagctagatAGGCCTTCCCATAAAAGAGTCTTATGCAAGCCTATGAGTTATCTTTAAAGATGCTATAGTTATCATATCAACAATTCTGTATTTATCTTTATTAAAATGGATTCCTAACCCAAGAGTGACATACCAAAACTCATTAGGTAACTAGGTAGATAATTAATATATTTTCTATTTATTGTAACAAGTTTAATcattttgttatttacttaatgtagataatattaGGTCCAATTAATATTTTACAATCTCCCTTTTGGACCAATATTGCCTACATAACAACTGAACCAAAACTCATTCCAGAAAATAGCCAAACTGTGCACTGAAATATATGACTTTTCAAGGTCCATTCAGTTCGGTCAAGAATGCAACAACTAAAATAGAACTTGGAAATAAACATGCTTGTGCAAGCATACTTGTTCCAAATCACTTATAGAAACCTTTGCACCTCACATGAACTATAATATAGATATGATGAAATCAAGTGATAATGTATGTCAATCTGTAGTAATCACTTGATCATAGTCCAActaaaaattttgaatattAAAATCACAATGCAAACATTTTCACTTAAGCACCAGTGGATTATATATTTGCTTCTTACTGAATATATGCATATTTCCATCCACCTGATAATCAACAAACTAAAGTAACAGAAATcaaatattttcaaaataagatcaagctgtgaaacaatatatctgTATACCTCGAGTTCTATTTATCAAAACATGAATACACGTTGTTTCGAACATGAACTGCAAactgaaataaaattgaaacttttCAAACTAAGAAACTGAAAACATGATCTTTATAACTTTTGCTCCTACTGAACTCAGGAATTTAAACTAGGCAAAATTCCCATGTCTTCAACATGCTTCTTGAAGACTGAAACTGGTAATGCTTTGGTAAAAGGGTTCGCAAGTTGTGCATCTGTACTAATAGCAGCTAGCTATATCAACTTCTCCATCTTTTACCCTCTTTCTTATACTGTAGAACTTCAAGTCTATGTGTTTTGAATTGTTGGACCTCTTACTATTCTTGCTGAAGAACACAGCAGCTTCATTGTCATAATAAACCTTCAGTTTTCCATCAACAAGATTACTTAAAATCTTTGTTTCTAAAAGAAAATTTCTGATCCATAGGCCTTCACATACACCTTCATATATGGCTATTATTTCTGCTTGCATGGTGGATTTGGCTATCAATGACTGTTTCATTGTTTTCCAAGCCACTGCACCACCTGCCAATATATACACATAGCCACAAGTAGATTTCATTGATGCAGGATAGTTGCCTGCAAAGTCTGAATCTGTAAAGCCTATGAGTTCAAGCTTCTTAACACGCTAATACACAAGCATGTGACTCTTAGTCCTCTAAAGGTATCTCAATACCTTTTTACCAGCAATCCAATGCTTGTGTCCAGGATCAGATTGAAACCTGGATAACATGCCAACTACAAAGGATAGATCTGGCCTAGTGCGCgcacacttgtgcatacatgagactacCAACTAATCTAGCATATGGTACATAttccatttcccttttctcAACACTTGTTTTAGGGTATTGATCCTTAATTAATTTATCTCCCTTAGATATTGGAACCTCCCCATGAGCACAAGTAGCCATTTCAAACCTCTAAAGTATTTTTGAAATGCAGGCTTTTTGAGATAATCCCAATAACCCTCGTGCTCTGTCTCTCTTTATCTCAATTCCTAATACATAAGAAGCCTCTCCTAGATCCTTCATATCAAAAATTTTCGACAGAAATATTTTGGTATCTTTCAGCAACTTTTTTTTCCTGATGCTTTAGTTATGCATACTGGAATGGGTTGGTCTCATCAGAGTGCAAGATTGATTGAATGCTGCATTGAAATACAATGGCCGCGTTTGTTTGCCCGGATAGGAATGAAGTAGGATAATAATTGGATTGGATTAGAATAAGATTGGATTTGTTTTAATGTTCTCATCTGTTTGGTATAAGTGGATTAGAGCTGGAATGGATAAGTACAAGAATCAAATCCGTCCTCAAACCTCCGTTGTCAACACTCAGACACAAACTCACCTCCTCTTCTCTGCCTATACCCTAGTCCATGACCTCCACAGCCAACCCCTTCCCCATCTCACTCTCCTCCAAGCCCACCACTAAAGCTTCACTCTTCAAGCCCAACAACCCAGCGGAGCTCTCTCTTCGAGGCCAAAACCACGGCGTCGCGGCTCTCCGGTTGAAGATAATGGCGAATTTGGCAGATCAGCCGCTGAGTAAAACAGGTCCGGCGGTTTTGGTGACGCAGACGCAGACCATCAACCCTGACTTGTCGATCAATCTGATTAGGATGCTATGTTTTCGTGTTCGATTTCGGGTTCACGGCGGAGACACAGACACAGACGTAGAGGATGATTAATTGTTTGAAGAAGGATGGTGGTCAATTGGTCAAGATCCATTCTTGTAGTTAGTCGTAATCCTGTACTGCTATGCATATCCTACCTCTCCAACAGGAATTGATATCCTACTCTGACAATATTTAAATTTCCAATCCTAGGCTAATCTGACCAACCAAACACCAGCTTAGATATTAATTTGTCCTATCCAGCTACTAATCCGGGCAAACAAACGCGGCCAATATGTGCAGTGACATGTCAGTTTATGCTTAAACTTCAAGTTTAACTATTGCTTGCTATTTAGTCTTTACTTTGGACCGAAGAAACTTTACTTATGTTCTCTTTCATATGAGAAATATTCTTGAGGAAAGTTGAACTGGTGGGACTTGATTATTCCTGTATTCTAGGTATACATCCTTGTCAATGTGCAAACAAAATCCTCAGTAGTGCATAGTCTAAGTAAATTCTGACAACAATTGTAATGCAAGAAGTAAAGTTTTTGTAATGAGTATAAGTTTTGCTTACAGCTTTCTTCAGtgattaatcaaagaagatcaAGATTTCCAAAATATATTGATGCTGACTCTAGTTCAAGATACCAAATTGGTGGTCCATTTGCATCTCTATGTGACAAAAAAACGATGTCATCCCTAAATCCTCCCCTGATCGAGGTTGTAAACTTGGCATAAATCTCTATGTAATTTTGCTTTTAACTTAATGAGGTATTGAATTATAGACGCATTATATAATGGTTCTTGCATTTCAGGATTAATAAAGGTGATAGAGCATTGAGAAACCCCACCAAATAAATCTATGGTGCGATCATCTTCCCACATCCATGTCCATATATACagtagggctaaatactatttAGTACCTTGTGGTTTGGGtcgaacatcaattcagtccctcgactttcaatttcatcaaaaacacccctgcgttATCAAAATCTCATCCAATAGATCCTTCCGTCATCATTCTGTCAATTGAAGCCGTTAAGCTgctgacgaggcatgccatgtcagatcATGTGGGGTCCACCTCTCAggcaaaattccaaaattgcccCTGCTTCTATTCCACCTTCAGATCCAGCGTCGTCCTGCTGCAGGGGGTTGAGAAATTGCCTCTCTTTGGATTAAGGTAATAATGTATTTGGATTTCCTTTAAAATCATCATTACCCATAAACCCATCAAAACCCAGCAATTTTAAGACCCACCCTTTCCTTTAGCTCTTCAGTTTCACCTACCTCATCCATGGCGTCCTCTCTTCACCCAAACCCGACGAACTTCCTCAGACCCGTATCCGGATCACTCACAACCACGCCCACCCCCACCATAGTCGGCGTTCCTGTACGGTGCGGCCACCAATGCGTGATGGCGCGTGAGCAAAAAGAACTGCGACCCGACCCGGAACTGATCGAAACGGACCTCCGGCATCATGGCGTACCTTCCCCTGGCGAGGTACCGCTTCCAGAGACTGGTCGATTTGGAGAGGATTTCGATAAAGCTCTTGTACCTGACCTTGACTCCCATCCGAGTCAACTCCGCGTCGGACTCGGTGGTGTGCCGGGACTTGTTGAAAGTGGAGGAGGCGAAGAGGGAGCGATAGACGTAGAGGAAGGAGTGGAGAGGAACACGTTGCCAGAGGGGGGCGAAGTGGAGGTCGGAGTtggtgaggaagaggaaggcAAAGAACAAGAAGATCGAGGGCATGAAGAGTTACTGCTGCTACTGGTGAGACTGGTTAACTGGATATGATGGAGCCTCGAGACATCCCTTTCTCTTTGAGGGTCTGGGATTGTGGAAGACTAGGAGCAACTCTCTCCCTTATCTGTGTATGGGTTtgtgctgaagaagaagaagaagaagaaagagtggtGGGTGGTTTCCGTGACCCTTCTACGCCAAGGTGGAGGAGATTGACACTCTGGTTTGTGAGCTCAAAAAGGAGAGCGGAGCAGTCCAGTGGGATGGTGATAAGGGCTTGACAAGGGTTGACCCGCGGATTTGGGGCTGTGATATGGGTTAGAATAGAGTCAGGGTCGTTTTGGGAATTTCGCTTCCATATGGGACCCACTTGTGCTGAGTCAGAACTCCATGTCAGCAGCTTAACAGCTTCAATTAACGGAATGATGACGGAATGATCTATTGGATGAGATTTTGATAAcgcatgggtgtttttgatgaaattgaaagtcgagggactgaattgatgttcgacccaaaccacagggtactaaacagtatttagccctatacaGTATATTGTCTTTTATAAACTTATTCAAATGTTCAATTATTAATTGTTCAATATATTGTCCTAAAGAATCCGTTTCATCCCCATAAGGGTACATTATTACACTATATATGGTCAGTTTGACAATCAAAGATGCAATTTTATGATTTTGAAAGTGCAAGTATCTATATATACAGGTACAGAGAAGCTTAGAGCAAAATCGTGAAGCTGGTGGCAAAAGTCATATGAGGAAAAAGGTGAATATGAATCCCTTACAGTTCATCTTCACGTATTTCATAGCTAAAATTGTCTACTAATGCAATAATTTTGTTCTGCACTATCATAGGCTTATGTCCAGCAACTAGAAACAAGCCGTTTAAAACTGGCGCAATTGGAGCTAGAACTGGATAGGACTGGAAAACAGGTGAGTAGACAATCTTCACTTTTTGTCTATGTATCATGCTCCATAAATAGTAAACTAGTGACTACGTGATTGCAGGTAGCCTATGGAGGCAGTTCAttcttaatttttatttttatttttgatcaCTAAACACTGGTTAGATACTTACTGATGTTGAAATTAAAACTAGAGCCCTTAATTATATACTTCAGACTCTGTCCATCATTAATTCTCATTTTTCTCCTTTTGTTCTCTCCTGCCCCTTATAGGCTTTGGATAAATCAAAGCATATGGATGGCCTTCGAGTAGTAAGGAAGCACATTCAGAATAGCTGGAACAAGACCTTGAGTTGCTTAAAGCACATGCTAAAAGAAAAGTTGAATTTAGTTCTGATGCTATTGAAGAAACTCCAGAAGATATTGAGAGTGTAAGAGTCTGGGAGCTCCTCAAACTTCAAGATTCTCAGACTCCAATGAGGCCATGAGAACTGCAAAGCTTGCAAAGCTAGACACTAAGTAAATTTTTGGATGTATTTGCTAGGAGAGTACTAGTAGATGTACTCCTTTTGTGGATCAAAGATTATCTTTGCACAAACCATTTTGGTGCATGATGTGGATTATAAcaatttcttctatatatatatattgatcacTTACTGTTAATTTGGTCATTTTTAATTCCACATCCAGCAAATATAATGCGTTGAATCATTCTATTATGACAACAATAACCACAAAAAAAATGTCGTATGTACACAATATTCACAACAAtctcaaaataaaaactgtcgtctgaactcAAAACAGATAACAGATTATATGAAAAAACAGTTGTGTGAATAAAACTCACACAACTGCCATAAAATAAAGCGACCTCTGAATCACAATCACATAACAGCTGCTAAAGCTGCCCGTTGTCTAAATAACAGTCACACAACAGCTAATGCTATCGACAGGCTGCCAGCATACTGCCGAGCCGTTCACACGACGGTTCCCTACAATCGACCTTCATCAGACGGCGCCTCGATATACGACGGTTAGCGTCCATATTAGACGACGGTTTTTAGCCTTCatctgattcaatttttgtagtagtgaggACTCACTGA encodes the following:
- the LOC133737756 gene encoding fasciclin-like arabinogalactan protein 14 → MFNSPQFAKMYFPISTLLLSSFLFSCSYAFNITNILNDHKDFSTFNDYLTRTTVADQINKRESLTIFVVDNGGMGSVTGKSLDMVAKILSLHVALEYFDTSKLQHLPTDQPTVMTTLLQANGQATGEQGFLKATIGGNSSEGGVTISSASSSDQSAHVVSSVASQPYNISVIQISNAIMPNIISPPTAAPTSLPSKSPANSPKSASPKGLLDSPNAAPGTGTADGSTAASPDAKSSGTSVFSVTYAFVISVVLLSTLSLMRLP